CGGAATCTGGCCGTTTGGACGCGGCGAGATCCGGCTGTGCGCAGGGCGCGTGTTCTTTGTGCCGCAACGGCCTTACCTGCCGCTGGGTACTCTGGCTGGAGCGTTGCTCTACCCGGACAGGGATGGACCCCAAAGCAGCGTCCCGCGGGCGCGGCTCACGGCGGTACTCAAGGCGGTAGGACTGGGCGCGCTGGCCGGCGAGCTCGATACCGTTGAGAACTGGTCCCAACGCCTCTCGCTCGGTGAACAACAACGGCTTGCCTTCGCCCGCGTTCTTCTGGCCCAACCGGCGCTCCTGTTTTTGGACGAGGCGACGTCGGCGCTCGACGAACCGGCGGAGGCTCACCTTTATGGGGCGTTGCAACAGGCGTCCTCGCGGCCCACGGTAGTGAGCGTCGGCCATCGAAGCACGCTCCGGCGCTTTCACGACCGGATCCTGGAACTCGCAGCCTCCTCGGAGCAGGCCCCCGCAGCCGGGGTTTTCACCGGTTAACCTATGAATGCGAACCTCCAAAGGTTCACCGGCTTTGCCGACACCTATGACCGATACCGCCCGGCATTACCGGTCGTCATTCGCGAGATCCTTGCACAGTTGGCGGGCGACGCGCATCCCTTTCGAGTGATTGGGATCCTGGCTGACCGCGTCGTGCCGTGGTGGTGGAGCTATCGAATACGGGTCGGGATTAAAATGCCGGTTGTGAAATAGATGCCGGTGCACAACGGCCGTCTTCGGCCTGCGCTCGTCGTTAACAACCCAGTTGATTTAACGCGCGTAGCTGACCCGGTCGTCGGCTTCCAGCCAGTCAAACAGCGTCGTTCCGGACGGATCGAGACCGAGCTTGGCGCACTCGCCGGCAAACCATTCCTTGCGCTCGGGATCCTCATACGGCCGGGCTCCTTCGACCTTGCCTGCCCATTCACGGACTTCTTCGCGACTCTTTGGGGTGCCGTGCGCGTCCAGCCAGGCGAGCACGTCCTCGTCGG
The nucleotide sequence above comes from Verrucomicrobiota bacterium. Encoded proteins:
- a CDS encoding DUF5069 domain-containing protein, whose translation is MSSAKDLTKEPPRSPRERLGTYVILGRTLDKGRALLAGSIGEYHYDCPLDNILFGFKGVTGDEVKKLLEGGASDEDVLAWLDAHGTPKSREEVREWAGKVEGARPYEDPERKEWFAGECAKLGLDPSGTTLFDWLEADDRVSYAR